From one Henningerozyma blattae CBS 6284 chromosome 1, complete genome genomic stretch:
- the GCY1 gene encoding glycerol 2-dehydrogenase (NADP(+)) GCY1 (similar to Saccharomyces cerevisiae YPR1 (YDR368W) and GCY1 (YOR120W); ancestral locus Anc_5.434) yields the protein MPAQLKNSDTYVTLNNGEKIPSVGLGTWKSQENDGYNSVIYALKAGYRHIDTAAIYRNEGEVGRAIKDSGVPRDQIFITTKLWCTEFQNPKRALESSLKRLGLDYVDLYLMHWPVVLNPRYIKDDDYLVVPRLPDGTRDVDMETWDYIKTWELVQELPATGLTRSVGVSNFSINNLEKVLSSPGNKLTPAVNQVELHPLLPQFELQKYCDSKKIKLEAYSPFGSDNAPNLKQKTIVDIAAKNGVSPAQVITSWIVQRDIVVLPKSVHEERVISNFKVFDLSKEDIAEIDALAKVNGEKRINKPDWDPFPVFE from the coding sequence atgccTGCTCAATTAAAAAACTCTGATACTTACGTCACATTAAACAATGGTGAAAAAATCCCATCAGTCGGGTTAGGTACTTGGAAATCTCAAGAAAATGATGGTTACAACTCTGTCATTTATGCTTTGAAAGCTGGTTATAGACATATCGATACCGCTGCCATTTACAGAAACGAAGGTGAAGTCGGTAGAGCTATCAAAGACTCAGGGGTTCCAAGAGATCAAATCTTCATTACCACAAAGCTGTGGTGTACTGAATTCCAAAACCCAAAGAGAGCTCTAGAAAGTTCTTTGAAAAGATTAGGTTTGGATTACGTTGATTTGTATTTGATGCATTGGCCTGTTGTTTTAAACCCAAGATATATCAAAGATGATGATTACTTAGTGGTGCCACGTTTACCAGATGGAACTCGTGATGTTGACATGGAAACTTGGGATTATATCAAGACTTGGGAATTGGTTCAAGAATTACCTGCTACTGGGTTAACTAGATCTGTAGGTGtttccaatttttcaatcaaCAATTTGGAAAAAGTTTTATCTTCTCCAGGTAATAAATTGACCCCAGCTGTTAATCAAGTTGAATTGCATCCATTGTTACCACAATttgaattacaaaaatacTGTGATTccaaaaagattaaattaGAAGCTTATTCTCCTTTCGGTTCAGATAACGCTCCAAATCTAAAACAAAAGACCATTGTCGATATTGCTGCTAAGAATGGTGTTTCCCCAGCTCAAGTTATTACTTCTTGGATCGTACAAAGAGATATCGTTGTTTTACCAAAATCCGTTCACGAAGAAAGAGtcatttctaattttaaagtCTTTGATTTATCAAAGGAAGATATTGCTGAAATCGATGCTCTTGCAAAGGTTAATGGTGAAAAGAGAATCAACAAGCCAGACTGGGACCCATTCCCAGTTTTTGAatag